A genomic window from Lactobacillus sp. ESL0677 includes:
- a CDS encoding 2,3-diphosphoglycerate-dependent phosphoglycerate mutase, producing the protein MVKLVLVRHGESTANSANVYTGWNDVPLTAKGRDQARHAGELIKQIPDFAPTHIHTSVLSRAIVTANVVADVCHFLYLPVTKTWRLNERHYGKLRGINKDLSRQIYGKQQVLEWRRGFYSIPPEGKKITDRRYNTCDLHRLPLTESLYQTQQRLLPYYNNEVASRLKNGEDQLIVAHGSSLRALIKKMEGINDRDIVQVEVPNAEPISYTLDARLQIVDKQILR; encoded by the coding sequence ATGGTCAAGTTAGTTTTAGTCAGGCATGGTGAAAGTACGGCCAATTCAGCTAATGTCTATACTGGGTGGAACGATGTGCCACTGACTGCTAAGGGTAGAGATCAAGCAAGGCATGCTGGTGAACTAATTAAGCAAATTCCTGACTTTGCGCCAACACATATTCATACTTCAGTTTTATCGCGAGCAATTGTGACTGCAAATGTTGTGGCTGATGTCTGTCATTTCCTGTATTTACCTGTTACCAAAACGTGGCGCCTGAATGAGCGGCATTACGGCAAACTCCGTGGTATCAATAAGGATCTGTCTCGCCAAATTTATGGCAAGCAACAAGTTCTAGAATGGCGCCGCGGCTTTTATTCAATCCCGCCGGAAGGGAAAAAGATTACGGATCGCCGCTATAATACCTGTGACTTGCACCGTTTGCCGCTTACTGAGAGCTTATATCAGACACAACAGCGCTTATTGCCATACTATAATAATGAAGTTGCAAGTAGATTGAAAAACGGTGAGGACCAATTAATTGTTGCCCACGGCTCAAGTTTGCGCGCCTTAATTAAAAAAATGGAAGGAATTAATGACCGCGACATTGTGCAGGTAGAGGTTCCCAATGCAGAGCCAATTAGTTATACCTTAGATGCCCGTTTACAAATTGTTGATAAACAGATTTTACGCTAA
- a CDS encoding DUF308 domain-containing protein — translation MKVSLFTAIIVLIVGLYDMAFSYNRRRHNQQGGTTVFMILGIIFVIGGIAMMILHWVK, via the coding sequence ATGAAAGTTAGTCTTTTTACAGCCATTATTGTTTTGATTGTCGGACTTTACGACATGGCGTTTTCATATAATCGCCGCCGGCATAATCAGCAGGGTGGTACAACAGTCTTTATGATTTTAGGAATTATTTTTGTCATCGGCGGTATTGCAATGATGATTTTGCATTGGGTCAAGTAG
- a CDS encoding DUF4097 family beta strand repeat-containing protein produces MKKNKKAIITLVICLIVVLLAAVIYLGHLGSSSGKENSQPTKTRIVYPQKFTKIKVDVDTADVSIRQGKKYQVKISDNQKSRITTNVKNGELVVTQHGQLHNHFFNIGGISINGKHITAKYRVEITVPRKSSLTKITAQASTSDFELNNLQLQKIAVDSDTGNIDFNHIIANGCKLSSDTGDIEIDASQLKNVIGDVDTGDVDISTSRLLGNNSFSLDTGDFTFDNATKKMTYHLSVDTGDIEYFGDDADDHLIKNYSGSKATLKVDSSTGDITID; encoded by the coding sequence ATGAAGAAAAATAAAAAAGCAATTATTACTTTGGTAATTTGTTTAATCGTAGTTCTGCTGGCTGCCGTTATTTATTTAGGACATCTAGGTAGTAGCTCAGGTAAGGAAAATAGCCAACCAACGAAAACCAGAATAGTTTATCCGCAAAAATTTACTAAAATCAAAGTGGATGTTGATACAGCTGATGTCAGTATTCGACAAGGTAAGAAATATCAAGTAAAGATTAGCGATAATCAGAAGAGTAGAATTACCACTAATGTCAAGAATGGTGAATTAGTGGTTACTCAGCATGGGCAGCTGCATAATCACTTTTTCAATATTGGCGGCATATCTATTAATGGCAAGCACATAACTGCTAAATATCGGGTCGAAATAACGGTTCCACGCAAAAGTTCACTTACTAAAATTACTGCGCAAGCAAGTACAAGTGACTTTGAGTTAAATAATTTACAGTTGCAAAAGATAGCAGTTGACTCTGATACCGGAAATATTGACTTTAACCATATCATTGCAAATGGCTGCAAGTTATCAAGTGATACGGGCGACATTGAGATTGATGCTAGTCAGCTTAAGAATGTTATTGGCGATGTTGATACTGGAGATGTGGATATTTCTACGTCGCGCTTATTAGGTAATAATTCATTTTCATTAGATACTGGTGATTTTACTTTTGACAATGCCACTAAGAAGATGACGTACCATTTGTCAGTTGATACGGGTGACATTGAGTATTTTGGCGATGATGCAGATGATCATTTAATTAAAAATTACTCCGGTAGTAAAGCAACGCTTAAGGTCGATTCCTCGACTGGTGATATTACGATTGATTAA
- a CDS encoding galactokinase, which translates to MQKEELKDKFTEIYHENPKGYYFSPGRINLIGEHTDYNGGHVFPCAITLGIYGAVSARADQTFRLYSTSFAELGIIDVDLNDLHFVKEDSWTNYAKGMLHFLLAKGAQITHGLNIYIDGNIPDGAGLSSSAALEMLIGVILKDQFNLDFSAFDLVKMGVSTENDFIGVNSGIMDQFAVAMSKQNHAILLDTNTLDYSMVPLNLQDNVIVIMNTNKRRELADSKYNERRSECEQALHDLQKELNINSLGELDSRTLDQYSSLLSSETLLKRARHAVWENERTLYAEQALQKGDLAEFGRLINASHVSLENDYEVTGKELDTLVHTAWQQPGVLGARMTGAGFGGCAIALVNKKDVEAFKQSVGTVYEQVIGYAPSFYLAETADGAKVLK; encoded by the coding sequence TTGCAAAAAGAAGAATTAAAAGATAAGTTTACTGAAATATATCACGAAAATCCTAAGGGTTATTATTTTTCCCCAGGTAGAATTAATTTAATCGGCGAGCATACTGACTATAATGGTGGACATGTATTCCCGTGTGCAATCACTCTGGGAATCTATGGTGCTGTGAGTGCCCGCGCTGATCAGACATTTCGTCTTTACTCCACCAGTTTTGCGGAGCTGGGCATAATTGATGTTGACTTGAATGACCTCCATTTTGTTAAAGAGGACTCTTGGACTAATTATGCTAAAGGAATGTTGCATTTTTTATTAGCTAAAGGTGCGCAAATCACGCATGGCTTAAATATTTATATCGATGGCAATATCCCTGATGGTGCAGGTCTGTCTTCTTCAGCTGCTCTGGAAATGTTAATCGGTGTGATTTTAAAAGATCAGTTTAACCTTGACTTTAGTGCGTTTGATCTTGTCAAGATGGGTGTTTCAACTGAGAATGACTTCATTGGTGTAAATTCAGGAATTATGGACCAATTTGCAGTAGCGATGAGTAAGCAAAATCACGCAATCCTGCTTGATACCAATACTTTAGACTATAGTATGGTTCCCCTTAATTTACAGGATAATGTAATCGTCATTATGAATACGAACAAGCGGCGTGAGCTAGCTGATTCTAAATATAATGAGCGCAGAAGTGAGTGTGAACAGGCGCTCCATGACTTACAAAAAGAATTAAATATTAATTCTTTAGGCGAGCTTGATAGTAGAACTTTGGACCAATATAGTTCGCTATTATCTTCAGAAACGCTACTCAAGAGAGCGCGCCATGCAGTCTGGGAAAACGAGCGGACTTTATATGCTGAACAGGCTTTGCAAAAAGGCGACTTAGCAGAGTTTGGGCGGCTAATTAATGCTTCGCATGTATCTCTGGAAAACGACTACGAGGTTACAGGCAAGGAACTAGATACGCTCGTTCATACAGCATGGCAGCAGCCAGGCGTATTAGGTGCAAGAATGACAGGCGCTGGTTTTGGCGGCTGTGCAATTGCGCTGGTTAATAAAAAAGATGTAGAGGCATTTAAGCAAAGTGTCGGCACTGTATATGAGCAAGTGATTGGTTACGCGCCATCGTTTTATCTTGCTGAAACTGCAGATGGTGCCAAGGTATTAAAGTAG
- a CDS encoding AAA family ATPase yields the protein MRKIFLLRGAPGSGKSSFIARHHLQPYAISRDQIRLLLANLTYFYEEDTDCLHQVIPRYANKQTERLVDYLVEEKMKRGETVIVDSTHVVSDSIEHYKPWVERYRYELFVVDLMYHKSLRNLLNRNQVRRQYDWVKPDVVREMYLTYKDNWRVPEWARVVNPNQMGNVLSQKESDLDHFAHVIAVPDKVAEADFPHVHISNFYFSFNDRFTEKYGTYRNVITIGKTEEEVIKEFRLPYFVFKFHHKHFLISAYPIRNELLDPIKKVKGVWTYSTGLVNLADFMHKVPQSRPQHVHQFNLSKLHSERLLHIW from the coding sequence ATGCGTAAAATATTTTTATTACGAGGCGCACCCGGCTCCGGTAAATCTTCATTCATTGCTCGCCATCACTTACAACCATACGCGATTAGTCGTGATCAAATTAGATTATTATTGGCGAACTTAACCTATTTTTATGAAGAAGATACCGATTGCTTACATCAAGTAATTCCGCGCTATGCGAATAAGCAGACAGAGCGGTTAGTTGACTACCTCGTAGAAGAAAAGATGAAGCGCGGCGAAACGGTAATTGTTGATAGTACCCACGTTGTTTCTGATAGTATTGAACACTATAAGCCGTGGGTTGAGCGTTATCGTTATGAATTATTCGTCGTTGATTTAATGTACCACAAGAGTTTGCGTAACTTGCTTAATCGCAATCAAGTACGCAGGCAATATGATTGGGTCAAGCCAGATGTGGTTCGAGAAATGTATTTGACCTATAAGGATAATTGGCGGGTGCCTGAATGGGCACGCGTAGTTAATCCTAATCAGATGGGCAATGTGCTGTCACAAAAGGAGAGTGATTTAGATCATTTTGCACACGTCATTGCTGTTCCAGATAAGGTTGCTGAGGCGGATTTTCCGCATGTGCATATTTCTAATTTTTACTTTTCCTTTAATGATCGTTTTACAGAAAAATATGGTACTTACCGTAACGTGATTACAATCGGTAAGACAGAAGAGGAAGTTATTAAGGAATTTCGTTTACCATATTTTGTGTTTAAATTTCATCACAAGCACTTTTTAATTTCAGCCTATCCGATCAGAAATGAGCTACTGGATCCGATTAAAAAGGTTAAAGGTGTATGGACGTATTCAACTGGATTGGTTAATTTGGCTGATTTTATGCACAAAGTACCACAGAGTAGGCCACAACATGTGCACCAATTTAATTTGAGTAAGTTACACTCAGAACGCTTGTTGCATATTTGGTAA